In Acidobacteriota bacterium, a genomic segment contains:
- a CDS encoding 50S ribosomal protein L10 → MNKTEKEQLREELHHIFKTHPYALVLSFSGLKVNDVAALRRKLRDSKCAYRVVKNTVAKIAADGTPMAALLDQFEGTTAIAYHPSDPVVLARIFSDFTKENKAIGFKGILLEGRPLPADQLEMVVNMPTKDQSLSKLLFLLNYPVTSLARVLQASLRDLCLVMKEARKES, encoded by the coding sequence GTGAACAAGACCGAAAAAGAACAACTGCGCGAAGAACTGCACCACATCTTCAAAACCCACCCGTACGCCCTCGTACTCAGCTTCAGCGGGTTGAAGGTGAACGACGTGGCCGCCCTCCGGCGCAAGCTGCGCGATTCCAAGTGCGCCTACCGGGTGGTCAAAAACACCGTGGCCAAGATCGCCGCCGACGGCACGCCCATGGCCGCCCTGCTGGATCAGTTCGAGGGGACTACGGCCATTGCCTACCACCCCTCCGATCCCGTGGTCCTGGCCAGGATCTTCAGCGACTTCACCAAGGAAAACAAGGCCATCGGGTTCAAGGGCATCCTGCTCGAAGGCCGGCCGCTGCCCGCCGACCAGCTCGAGATGGTGGTCAACATGCCCACCAAGGACCAGTCGCTCAGCAAGCTGCTGTTCCTGCTCAATTACCCGGTCACCAGTCTGGCCCGCGTGCTCCAGGCGTCGCTCCGCGACCTCTGCCTGGTCATGAAGGAAGCTCGGAAAG